The following proteins are co-located in the Vigna unguiculata cultivar IT97K-499-35 chromosome 9, ASM411807v1, whole genome shotgun sequence genome:
- the LOC114163526 gene encoding uncharacterized protein LOC114163526 has protein sequence MVSRSGERHSPKKVREENLERGLFVIGPTVEDFLCHKPAEFTGKASPDEANAWLRKCEKIFRVMNCEDEQKLLCATYLLNKDAEYWWTGMQQQMETRKEPATWENFRTRFLEKYFPNTVRQDREAEFLPLQQGDMSVQEYINKFEHLARYSSQNMTEEWRCLKFERGLKHELKKVVTPLRERRFPVLVEQAKSAEHLEKGPSPIVSRHQKNVTEARQMKKPYSRPQTSQGPSCYQCGGPHLKRNCSQLAGGVGGSEDHRKCFICDKPGHFTNNCLEKKSLVTKKPAASPAERARAAGRVFALTTTEATQSGNLILEPCMLFGNLVLVLFDSGATHSFISNVCVGRLQLVTRDLGCELLVSTPSSGQVATSSVCVGCSMEVAGRRFKVNLVCLPLYGLDVILGMDWLSNNHVIIDYGRHSLVFPKHEGLELISA, from the exons atggtctctcgctcaggcgagaggcacTCGCCTAAGAAAGTTCGCGAGGAGAACTTGGAG CGAGGTTTGTTTGTTATTGGGCCAACTGTGGAGGATTTCCTATGCCACAAGCCAGCAGAGTTCACTGGCAAGGCCTCCCCTGATGAAGCGAATGCATGGCTCCGCAAGTGCGAGAAGATTTTCAGGGTGATGAACTGTGAGGATGAGCAGAAGCTGCTCTGTGCTACCTATCTGCTGAATAAGGATGCAGAGTATTGGTGGACAGGTATGCAACAACAGATGGAGACTCGGAAGGAGCCGGCTACTTGGGAAAACTTCAGGACTCGTttcctggagaaatattttCCAAACACTGTCAGACAGGATCGGGAGGCAGAATTCCTTCCACTGCAGCAAGGAGATATGTCAGTACAGGAGTACATCAACAAATTTGAACACTTGGCGAGATACTCCTCACAAAATATGACTGAGGAGTGGAGGTGCTTGAAGTTTGAGCGAGGACTCAAACATGAGTTGAAGAAGGTGGTGACGCCTCTGAGAGAGAGGAGATTCCCGGTCTTGGTGGAACAGGCCAAGAGTGCTGAACATTTAGAGAAGGGCCCCAGTCCTATTGTGAGCCGACATCAGAAGAATGTCACGGAGGCTAGGCAGATGAAAAAGCCGTATAGCCGACCTCAGACATCTCAGGGTCCCAGTTGCTACCAGTGTGGCGGACCCCACCTGAAGAGAAATTGTTCACAGCTGGCAGGTGGAGTAGGAGGGTCAGAAGACCATCGCAAGTGTTTTATATGCGACAAACCGGGACACTTCACCAACAACTGTCTAGAAAAGAAGAGTCTAGTCACGAAGAAACCTGCAGCATCGCCAGCAGAGCGAGCTAGGGCAGCGGGCAGAGTCTTTGCCTTGACCACCACAGAGGCTACACAGTCAGGTAATCTTATCCTTGAACCTTGTATGCTGTTTGGTAATTTAGTGTTGGTATTGTTTGATTCCGGGGCAAcccattcttttatttctaatgTGTGCGTGGGGAGATTGCAATTGGTGACACGTGATTTGGGATGTGAGTTGCTGGTTTCAACTCCCTCCTCAGGTCAAGTGGCTACCAGTTCGGTCTGCGTTGGGTGTTCTATGGAGGTGGCAGGTCGTAGATTCAAGGTGAACCTGGTGTGCTTGCCTTTGTATGGATTGGACGTAATCTTGGGGATGGACTGGCTGTCTAACAATCACGTCATAATTGATTATGGACGACACAGTTTGGTATTCCCAAAGCATGAAGGACTGGAGTTAATCTCGGCTTAG